A genomic stretch from Flavobacterium humidisoli includes:
- a CDS encoding RagB/SusD family nutrient uptake outer membrane protein, whose translation MKYSKYVSIFFLMLSLQSCSDFLEQEPGTQTSIDELLQNKTGVLQALTGLYTEVEANVRPDRYAAYADLQGGNIKFAPAATGGLRGQISPAINLQQVYSFEDVALTSNFKSFYDSSYDIINQANLILEFTPALTDATEAEKNQIKAEALAIRAYAHFLLSLVYSQDYKYTPDASHLGIIYSTESIKSGIQYPARKTAAETYTLIINDLQTAIDSYSDASLLSGPAYSFFNKKNTKALLARVYLQKGDWANAYEMANDVITNSGVVLTSKETFIAEWEKPDLPVSEILLEFSIPKDTEGNVSSSMTQTYGYTSDTNFEKYTASNDLVDLYESTDLRKQLFLTKSLFTIVSGVQTNLNYNFTKKYQNNAGYVASRLSEMYLIRAEAALETNRADLAMADINIIRARANASLLTNTNNLKENIFLERRKELCFEGFLFFDIARMHKDVSRNDGCIATVCSLTYPSLKYVLPIPTFNTNLNPNLQQNDSY comes from the coding sequence ATGAAATATTCAAAATACGTATCTATATTTTTTCTAATGCTTTCATTACAAAGCTGTAGTGACTTTTTAGAACAAGAACCTGGAACACAAACTTCTATAGACGAACTTTTACAGAACAAAACAGGTGTTTTACAGGCCCTTACAGGACTTTATACTGAAGTAGAAGCTAATGTAAGACCAGATCGTTATGCTGCTTATGCTGATTTACAGGGCGGTAATATAAAATTTGCACCAGCTGCAACGGGAGGTCTTAGAGGTCAAATTTCTCCAGCAATAAATCTGCAGCAAGTTTATTCTTTTGAAGATGTAGCGCTAACCAGTAATTTCAAATCATTTTATGATAGCAGTTACGATATAATCAATCAGGCCAATTTAATTTTAGAATTTACTCCCGCCCTAACCGACGCCACTGAGGCAGAGAAAAACCAAATAAAAGCAGAAGCTTTGGCAATAAGGGCGTATGCACATTTTCTTTTATCTCTTGTTTACAGCCAAGATTATAAATATACTCCAGATGCCTCCCATTTAGGAATAATTTATAGCACAGAATCTATTAAATCTGGCATACAATATCCTGCAAGAAAAACGGCTGCCGAAACTTATACTTTAATTATTAATGATTTACAAACGGCTATCGATAGTTATTCAGACGCTTCACTCCTTTCTGGTCCTGCTTATTCTTTCTTTAACAAAAAAAATACAAAAGCATTATTGGCGAGAGTTTATCTTCAAAAAGGAGATTGGGCTAATGCTTACGAAATGGCAAATGATGTAATTACCAATTCTGGAGTTGTGTTAACTAGCAAAGAAACTTTTATTGCAGAATGGGAAAAACCAGATCTTCCGGTGTCTGAAATTTTGTTAGAATTTTCTATTCCAAAAGATACCGAAGGAAACGTTTCTTCCTCAATGACTCAGACTTATGGCTATACTTCAGATACAAACTTTGAAAAATATACTGCTTCAAATGATTTAGTTGATCTTTACGAAAGCACAGATTTAAGAAAACAACTGTTCTTAACAAAATCGCTTTTTACAATAGTAAGCGGCGTTCAGACCAATCTTAATTACAATTTTACCAAAAAATACCAGAATAATGCGGGTTATGTAGCTTCTAGGTTGAGCGAAATGTATTTAATTCGTGCCGAAGCAGCACTAGAAACCAACAGAGCCGATTTGGCAATGGCAGATATTAACATCATTCGTGCCCGCGCCAATGCATCTCTATTGACTAATACAAACAATCTTAAAGAAAATATCTTTTTAGAACGAAGAAAAGAATTATGCTTTGAAGGTTTCCTATTCTTTGATATTGCCAGAATGCACAAAGATGTTTCTAGAAATGATGGCTGTATTGCTACGGTTTGCAGTCTTACTTATCCGTCTTTAAAATACGTACTGCCAATACCAACATTCAACACTAATCTTAACCCAAACTTGCAGCAAAATGACTCGTATTAA
- a CDS encoding SusC/RagA family TonB-linked outer membrane protein: MTFTIQPVLRKILFFLAILISGFKGFSQNKLITIHTKNKPISLIIKSIEEQSDFRIIYNAKKIDTDQLADLDVSNASLETVLTQLLKDKNISFYIQKKQVLLTPSIPETSNTGVQETQRMISGTVYSAKDRQPLPGASIRIKGTGMGAITDFNGKFVYQLKGNTISNLVLEAGYLGMETQSQKADDKNVFVFYLQEATDELNPVVVTSSYGTTKLKEEIVGSISTLQAKDIAVEQASESFDKMITGQIAGVMVENTSGIGGPVKINIRGQGTLSSLSGAITGTSSQPLIIIDGVVMSEEYAIDSSLFNGGGDFSENIANPLMKIAPENIETISVLKDAAAVGIYGADGANGVILITTKKGKKGKTQFGFSNQLGVSSAINQIKYLNGEQYTELRNEFMKNTTTGYVPVAYNGVNTDWFNILNKSGIYNKYNFNVSGSTSKFSYRTNVSYTKIDEPQVGNESKQLNAGINLGYSSGKWDINLMLNPSFVQKDAPNIFYSFAYLPTLPVYNADGSYANLGLSGATRGNPLAAIEQNKNEAQTFGLLGSINLSYKLNKNIRFSTLFGMDYTDKEQDRYFSAANESGQFNGTFILDGTTHAAWGRRLINERNSTKWNWQGQALFNKQLNENNEIDGVVGFELAEDKTNFNYKSGVGFLEPDRINAVTDAIRDDNPNTPQDESKDGQTYKNEISYNSRVSLFSQVNYNYKKRYFLLANYRRDQSSVFGDDTDVAHNGGLGAGWIISNENFLNSNSWIDFLKLKASYGTTGNSKIGSYRSKGLYNISQNEYNGSIGATTGSAPNGRLSWEKNTKFNAGFDFNIFKRIELTLEYYYDNKSNLITARDIPTENGYSSVQLNAASMYNKGFELTTRIKWIKSDAFKWTTAFNISTIDSKVTDLKGLGSDYSEANIALAQKIGYSTTTLWGINWVGVDPATGRDLVQKNGQIYDAKTYNELHTIADWEPIGDKQADAYGGFYNTFTFYNKLTLSVRGDYQIGGDLLASSVLIDQYNVTTNRNLSVNAYDYWRNPGDNVSQSAVTISPILNNLSKYAYDATYIRISNINLSYNVPLKNTFLDALSVFADATNVAYWYKEKSPKGMNGVREYSYIYPQARTISLGVNAKF, from the coding sequence ATGACATTTACGATACAACCCGTTTTAAGAAAAATTCTGTTTTTCTTAGCCATACTCATATCTGGTTTTAAAGGATTTTCACAGAATAAATTAATTACAATACATACTAAGAATAAACCTATAAGCCTAATTATCAAATCTATTGAAGAACAAAGTGATTTTAGAATTATTTATAATGCAAAAAAAATAGATACCGATCAGTTAGCCGACTTAGATGTCAGCAATGCTTCTCTAGAAACGGTTTTAACACAGTTATTAAAAGACAAAAACATTTCGTTTTACATTCAGAAAAAACAGGTTTTATTGACTCCTTCGATTCCTGAAACTTCAAACACAGGGGTTCAGGAAACTCAAAGAATGATTAGCGGAACAGTTTATAGCGCAAAAGACAGACAACCGCTTCCAGGCGCTTCAATTCGCATAAAAGGAACTGGAATGGGCGCTATTACCGATTTTAACGGAAAGTTTGTTTATCAGCTAAAAGGAAATACTATTTCAAATCTAGTTCTTGAAGCTGGTTATTTAGGAATGGAAACCCAATCTCAAAAAGCAGACGACAAAAATGTTTTTGTTTTTTATCTTCAAGAAGCGACAGATGAACTCAATCCTGTTGTGGTTACTTCGTCTTATGGCACTACAAAGCTAAAAGAAGAAATTGTTGGAAGTATTTCGACTTTACAAGCCAAAGATATTGCCGTTGAGCAAGCTTCTGAGAGTTTTGATAAAATGATCACGGGACAAATTGCCGGAGTTATGGTAGAAAATACTTCTGGTATAGGTGGTCCTGTAAAAATTAATATTCGTGGCCAAGGCACATTATCTTCTTTAAGCGGTGCAATTACCGGAACTTCGTCACAACCCCTTATTATTATTGATGGTGTTGTAATGAGCGAAGAATATGCCATTGACAGCAGCTTGTTTAACGGAGGCGGCGATTTTTCAGAAAACATTGCTAATCCTCTAATGAAAATTGCTCCAGAAAATATTGAAACCATTTCGGTTTTAAAAGACGCCGCAGCCGTAGGTATTTATGGTGCCGACGGAGCAAATGGAGTAATTTTGATTACAACTAAAAAAGGTAAAAAGGGTAAAACGCAATTTGGATTTTCAAATCAGTTAGGAGTTTCTTCTGCCATTAATCAAATTAAATATTTAAATGGCGAACAATACACAGAACTTCGAAATGAGTTCATGAAAAACACCACAACTGGTTATGTTCCTGTTGCTTATAATGGAGTAAATACAGATTGGTTTAACATTTTAAACAAATCTGGCATTTATAACAAATATAATTTTAATGTTTCGGGGTCTACTTCTAAATTTTCGTACCGAACCAACGTTAGTTACACCAAAATTGACGAACCTCAGGTTGGAAATGAGAGTAAGCAATTAAATGCGGGAATTAATCTTGGCTACAGTTCTGGCAAATGGGATATCAATTTAATGCTGAATCCAAGTTTTGTACAAAAAGATGCGCCTAACATTTTTTACAGTTTTGCCTACCTTCCTACTCTTCCCGTTTATAACGCAGACGGATCGTATGCCAATTTAGGTTTAAGCGGTGCTACGAGAGGAAATCCGTTGGCGGCAATTGAACAAAACAAAAATGAAGCACAGACTTTTGGTCTTTTAGGAAGTATCAATTTATCGTATAAACTCAATAAAAACATTCGGTTTTCTACTCTTTTTGGTATGGATTATACCGATAAAGAACAAGATCGTTATTTTTCTGCAGCAAATGAAAGCGGTCAGTTTAACGGAACTTTTATTTTGGACGGAACTACGCATGCAGCTTGGGGGCGCCGTCTCATCAATGAAAGAAATTCGACCAAATGGAACTGGCAAGGACAAGCTTTGTTTAATAAACAACTGAATGAAAACAATGAAATTGATGGTGTTGTTGGTTTTGAATTGGCTGAGGATAAAACAAATTTCAATTACAAATCTGGTGTAGGTTTTTTAGAGCCAGACCGTATTAATGCTGTTACAGATGCTATAAGAGATGATAATCCAAACACACCTCAAGATGAATCTAAAGATGGCCAAACCTACAAAAATGAAATCAGTTACAATTCGAGAGTTTCTTTATTCTCGCAAGTAAATTATAACTATAAAAAACGCTATTTCTTGTTGGCAAATTACCGCCGCGATCAGAGTTCTGTTTTTGGAGATGATACCGATGTAGCCCATAATGGAGGTTTAGGCGCTGGTTGGATTATTAGCAATGAAAACTTTTTAAACTCTAATTCTTGGATTGATTTCTTGAAATTAAAAGCGAGTTACGGTACAACAGGAAATTCTAAGATTGGCTCTTACCGATCAAAAGGTTTGTACAATATCAGCCAAAACGAATATAATGGTTCGATTGGAGCAACTACAGGTTCTGCCCCAAATGGAAGGTTAAGCTGGGAAAAAAACACAAAATTCAATGCTGGATTTGATTTTAATATTTTCAAAAGAATCGAATTGACGTTAGAATATTATTATGATAACAAAAGCAATTTAATTACTGCACGAGATATCCCGACAGAAAATGGTTATAGTTCAGTACAATTAAATGCTGCAAGTATGTACAATAAAGGTTTTGAGCTTACTACAAGAATTAAGTGGATAAAAAGCGATGCTTTTAAATGGACTACAGCATTTAATATTTCTACAATAGACAGCAAAGTAACCGACTTAAAAGGTCTAGGAAGTGATTATTCTGAAGCTAATATTGCATTGGCGCAAAAAATAGGCTACAGCACAACAACATTATGGGGAATCAACTGGGTTGGTGTAGATCCTGCAACAGGAAGAGATCTTGTTCAAAAAAATGGTCAAATTTATGATGCAAAAACCTATAACGAACTCCACACTATTGCCGATTGGGAACCAATTGGAGATAAACAAGCAGATGCTTACGGAGGTTTTTACAACACTTTTACTTTCTACAACAAACTTACTTTATCTGTTAGAGGAGATTATCAAATTGGTGGTGACCTATTGGCCTCAAGCGTACTTATAGATCAATATAATGTAACAACAAACCGAAATCTTTCTGTAAATGCCTACGATTATTGGAGAAATCCAGGCGACAACGTTTCTCAATCAGCAGTAACAATTTCGCCAATTCTCAACAACTTAAGCAAATATGCTTATGATGCCACTTATATCAGAATCAGCAATATTAATTTAAGTTATAATGTGCCGTTGAAAAATACTTTTCTGGACGCTCTTTCTGTTTTTGCCGATGCTACAAACGTGGCCTATTGGTACAAAGAAAAAAGCCCGAAAGGAATGAATGGAGTTCGAGAGTACAGTTATATCTATCCGCAGGCAAGAACAATTTCGCTTGGAGTAAATGCTAAATTTTAA
- a CDS encoding FecR family protein, which yields MTSEIINKYLSNEASEQEVQALFDWIEASEENKKQFIKAKKIWVLTTLSSDLSIETVSVIQMQPKNKIRTYLQYAAVFLLFLGLGATIYFFKGKSETPKEIVLELGDGRLEYFSGKTQTTLLNDKGDLVAKKFPTEIIYFGKVEDHKVIYNTLSIPYGKRFKLKLSDGTVVSLNSGTTLRYPEQFGLNGNRNVYLTGEAFFEVAKDKMHPFIVHANQADIEVLGTTFNVSAYPENPTVNSTLMEGSIRMSEALNPSNAILLEPNQMATWQNNSKKLVLKEVDPTFYAAWTKGELAFKDTPFSTIAKIIQRTYDVEIINENSDLARQNFTGTIKISESSVENILELLKRDTPFNYSIQQKTITITNPR from the coding sequence ATGACATCGGAAATAATAAATAAATACCTTTCTAATGAAGCTTCAGAACAAGAAGTTCAGGCACTTTTTGATTGGATTGAAGCGTCAGAAGAAAACAAAAAGCAATTTATAAAGGCCAAAAAAATTTGGGTATTAACCACACTTTCTTCAGACTTATCTATTGAGACTGTTTCGGTAATCCAGATGCAGCCAAAAAACAAAATCAGAACATATTTACAGTATGCTGCGGTTTTTTTATTGTTTTTGGGTTTAGGAGCAACTATTTATTTTTTTAAAGGTAAATCTGAAACTCCAAAAGAAATTGTTCTTGAATTAGGCGACGGCCGTCTGGAATATTTCTCTGGAAAAACCCAGACCACTCTTTTAAATGACAAAGGCGATTTGGTTGCCAAAAAATTTCCTACCGAGATTATTTACTTTGGCAAAGTTGAGGATCACAAAGTGATTTATAATACGCTTTCTATTCCGTACGGAAAACGTTTCAAACTTAAACTTTCAGATGGTACTGTTGTGAGTTTAAATTCTGGAACCACTTTGCGTTATCCTGAGCAATTTGGCTTAAACGGAAACAGAAATGTGTACTTAACTGGTGAGGCATTTTTTGAAGTTGCCAAAGACAAAATGCATCCGTTTATTGTTCATGCTAATCAAGCAGACATTGAAGTTCTTGGAACAACCTTTAATGTGAGCGCTTATCCCGAAAACCCTACAGTTAATAGTACATTAATGGAAGGAAGTATTCGAATGTCTGAAGCCCTTAATCCTTCTAATGCTATTTTGCTGGAGCCCAACCAAATGGCTACATGGCAAAATAATTCAAAAAAACTGGTCTTAAAAGAAGTCGACCCAACCTTTTATGCTGCCTGGACAAAAGGCGAACTTGCTTTTAAAGACACCCCATTTTCTACAATCGCTAAAATTATTCAGCGTACTTATGATGTTGAAATTATCAACGAAAATTCTGATTTGGCCAGACAGAATTTTACTGGTACGATTAAAATTAGCGAATCTAGTGTCGAGAACATTTTAGAACTGCTAAAACGTGACACTCCATTTAATTATTCTATTCAACAAAAAACCATTACAATCACCAATCCGCGATAA
- a CDS encoding RNA polymerase sigma-70 factor: MNKNASLELDLFHSFKEGDETAFKFFYDKYFRRIQSFSVQFIYDQDEAENLAQESLLHLWQSREDIESINGIQAFLFTYAKSKCLNLIRHNKVKDKFKNDLLNHKERELNIEVLNSIQFDTLELTELERIIQESISDLPPKTREVFIKKRFENKKNAEIAEELGVSLKAVEAHMTKALKILKTRLSDYLFLIFILIYNN, from the coding sequence ATGAATAAAAATGCCAGTTTAGAACTAGATCTTTTCCATTCCTTTAAGGAAGGCGACGAAACTGCATTCAAGTTTTTTTACGATAAATATTTTAGGAGAATCCAATCTTTCAGCGTTCAATTTATTTACGATCAAGACGAAGCTGAAAATCTTGCTCAGGAATCCTTACTACACCTATGGCAAAGTAGAGAAGACATAGAATCTATCAACGGAATCCAAGCTTTCTTATTTACTTATGCTAAATCAAAATGCTTGAATTTAATCCGTCATAATAAAGTGAAGGATAAATTCAAAAATGACCTCTTAAACCACAAAGAAAGAGAATTGAATATCGAAGTTTTAAATTCGATTCAGTTTGACACTTTAGAATTAACCGAATTAGAACGCATAATTCAGGAATCTATCAGCGATCTGCCTCCAAAAACCAGAGAAGTTTTTATTAAAAAACGCTTTGAGAACAAAAAAAATGCAGAAATCGCCGAAGAGCTAGGAGTTTCCTTAAAAGCCGTAGAAGCACATATGACAAAGGCTTTGAAGATTTTAAAGACCCGATTATCTGATTATTTGTTCTTGATTTTTATCCTTATTTATAATAATTAA